Proteins encoded together in one Bradyrhizobium sp. PSBB068 window:
- a CDS encoding heme-binding protein: protein MHYLTALIGAACIAFVTATGGFAQVPSNPDNPNDVVPDTLAPPPYGEPINLETAKKVAAAAIAETQKRNWNAFCIAIVNPSGELVYFEKQDNCQYASIGVSQHKARTTTRYRRPTLTFENLIGKGAYFTYLTTLDDVIASRGGNLLIVDGKIVGAIGVSGGTGSQDNVISLAGQAALK, encoded by the coding sequence ATGCATTATCTCACTGCGCTCATCGGCGCGGCATGCATCGCGTTCGTCACGGCCACCGGCGGATTTGCCCAGGTGCCCTCCAATCCCGACAATCCCAACGACGTCGTCCCCGATACCCTGGCGCCGCCGCCCTATGGCGAGCCGATCAATCTCGAAACCGCCAAGAAGGTTGCGGCTGCGGCGATCGCCGAGACCCAGAAGCGCAACTGGAACGCGTTCTGCATCGCGATCGTCAATCCGTCCGGCGAGCTCGTCTATTTCGAGAAGCAGGACAACTGCCAATACGCCTCGATCGGCGTTTCGCAACACAAGGCGCGCACCACGACGCGCTATCGCCGGCCGACGCTGACGTTCGAAAACCTGATCGGCAAGGGCGCCTACTTCACCTATCTCACGACGCTCGACGACGTGATCGCCTCGCGCGGCGGCAACCTCCTGATCGTCGACGGCAAGATCGTCGGCGCCATCGGCGTCAGCGGCGGTACCGGCTCGCAGGACAATGTGATCTCGCTCGCCGGCCAGGCCGCGTTGAAGTGA